The following proteins are encoded in a genomic region of Cucurbita pepo subsp. pepo cultivar mu-cu-16 unplaced genomic scaffold, ASM280686v2 Cp4.1_scaffold000335, whole genome shotgun sequence:
- the LOC111785028 gene encoding polygalacturonase-like has translation MNTFAELTFNIVTLGAKPDEKTDASPVLQTAWAKACDSSEPATIYVPEGIFFVLSVRFNGPCKNNAITILIDGTLVASSDIQVLANSSSWILFNHINGLSITGGIIDGQGTALWNCKRSGKSCPIGARSFQINDGKNVNINGLSSINSQLSGIVMNRCQNVHMTRVNVLAAGDSPNTNGIHVQISDVTILNSNIGNGDDCISISPETSNMWIESITRGPRHGISIGSLGIEVEEDGVHNITVKSSTFTGTQNGVRIKSWGRPSNGFATNVYFQHIIMDNVKNPIIIDQNYCPPFKECPIKVSEVTYQDIKGTSATEIAINFDCSPTNHCTGLSLIDINLTYENHIAKASCKNAEGTTSSVVEPSSCLAWTNFYPYTIDPLGYS, from the exons ATGAACACTT TTGCTGAATTAACATTCAATATTGTTACTCTCGGAGCTAAGCCCGATGAAAAGACCGATGCTTCGCCTGTGCTTCAAACGGCATGGGCTAAGGCCTGTGACTCATCTGAACCGGCCACTATTTACGTTCCCGAGGGTATATTCTTCGTTTTAAGTGTGAGATTTAATGGACCTTGTAAGAACAATGCTATTACTATTCTCATTGATGGAACTCTTGTGGCTTCCTCGGACATTCAAGTTTTAGCTAATTCTAGTTCTTGGATTTTGTTTAATCACATAAATGGACTTTCCATTACTGGCGGTATTATTGATGGGCAAGGAACTGCCTTATGGAATTGTAAACGCTCAGGGAAGAGTTGCCCCATTGGAGCTAGG agttttcaaataaatgatgGAAAGAATGTGAACATCAATGGATTATCTTCAATTAACAGCCAATTGTCCGGTATTGTAATGAATCGGTGCCAAAACGTGCATATGACAAGAGTGAATGTCTTGGCTGCAGGCGATAGTCCAAACACTAATGGCATCCATGTGCAAATATCAGATGTGACCATCCTCAACTCGAACATTGGAAACGGTGACGACTGCATTTCCATCAGTCCAGAGACATCCAACATGTGGATCGAAAGTATTACACGTGGACCTAGACATGGAATCAG CATTGGGAGCTTAGGGATAGAGGTTGAGGAGGATGGAGTACATAACATTACAGTGAAATCATCTACATTCACGGGGACTCAAAATGGAGTAAGGATTAAGTCTTGGGGAAGACCAAGCAATGGATTCGCTACAAACgtttattttcaacacatTATTATGGATAATGTGAAAAACCCAATCATAATTGATCAAAATTATTGTCCACCCTTCAAAGAATGTCCTA TTAAAGTTAGCGAAGTAACATACCAAGACATCAAGGGAACTTCGGCCACTGAAATAgcaatcaattttgattgtaGTCCAACAAATCATTGCACTGGATTAAGCTTGATAGACATAAATCTAACTTACGAGAATCACATCGCTAAAGCTTCATGTAAAAATGCTGAAGGAACTACCTCTAGTGTGGTTGAACCTTCTAGTTGTTTAGCATGGACAAACttttatccatatactatagatccTCTAGGTTATTCTTAA